GTTTGTTCCTCACGCAGCATCGCCGGAAGCAGTGGGAAACAATCACGCTCCATCCTCCAGTCCGGGCAGCTCGCCACCTCCTTAATTTCCGGCTTCAGCTTGCGCCTCTCAGTAGGAGGGGCATCCGCCGTGACCGAGTAGGTGTACACCGGcccagcggcagcagcagcgctATTCCTGACACACACAAGGGTCACCAAGGGGAAAGGGAACTCCTGGAAGAACGGAGCAAGGTCCACGACCAATTGGAACACGCCACCGCTCTCCCCGAGAAAGAGTTCATAGCGCACCATCCACGAATCCATCTTGTCGGTGTACACAAACGACGAATCCATCTCGTCGGTGTTGTATATGTAGTCATGGCAGTATGTGAACTTGTGGGCGGACCAGGCGTGCGTGAGCGTGAAGTGGCTCACGAGGTCCGCCGGCGAGCCCTTGAAAGAGCACCTCGTGCACCAACAGGGCTCGAACTCGCATGTGGCTCTGTGCGCCGCCGCCAGGTCACCTACGACGATAGTGCTTGTGCAGCTGTACTTTTTGTACGGGCAGGCCTCCTTGATGTAGCCGAATAGGGTGTCCAGGTAGGAGCTCTGGAAGTAGACGGCGGAGGCGGCCAAGTCTGTGCAAGGACGGCACTTGCCGTCGTGGCATTCGCTGCAGGACCATACAcaaagattaagaaaaaaactTAGGAATCAATCGATCTCGTGGGTTGTACGAAATACAGATTTTGGTTGGTTTGTTTGTTTACCTGGAAGATGGGAGCCTTGAGGAGGCCATCGCACACGTCGCAGTTTAGCACCCTCATCGGAACATCGAAGTCGAGCTTTACCACCTTTTCCGttgggtctgtctaggacacatctagatgtgatataactatgtcacatctaagttgatgtccactctgtttgtggtctattttttttcctagtttcttttgtttcttgttgctgcattatatacttatgggagcttagatgtggcatccttaaaaaacatctagatgtgaattagacaaattGTTTTCCTTTACCGCAGATACCGCGACTGCACTGCGGGCTTTGTTGAGTAGCCCTGGTCCTCCTTTTGGCTGATGATGTGGCACCATTGTGTTGGACGCTGCCGCCGGCTCTGGCGCCTCTACGACAACTGGACTGGGCGCCGCCACCGACTTGCGGCAAGGCCGGCCCTTTGACGGTGGAGTCTTTCCACCCACTGTGCTCTTCCTCTTGCGACCCATCTCCGGTGTAATCTAGGATGAGAGGGCATATTTTCATGTGAGAGAGATGGTTAACCGATCCAAGAGAAACACTGGCCGAAATCAAGAACACAATAGGAGTGGCTAAACTCACACTCGAAAAAGAGCACAAGAACACAGCTGGCTCCTCTCGGCCTCAACTTGGCCTCTTCACACTGGAGTAGCTGGTCACATTAGTTTACTGAGAAAGAAAAATGTACAAGAATTTGAAGAAACTAAAGCACAGTACTGTTGCGCATCAACCACACCGAATAAATTCTACCTGAAATGGAATCGTTTGGTCAGGTATGTGCTTTGTACCTATGGCTTGTGATTCAGT
The sequence above is a segment of the Aegilops tauschii subsp. strangulata cultivar AL8/78 chromosome 6, Aet v6.0, whole genome shotgun sequence genome. Coding sequences within it:
- the LOC109780170 gene encoding uncharacterized protein, which produces MASSRLPSSSECHDGKCRPCTDLAASAVYFQSSYLDTLFGYIKEACPYKKYSCTSTIVVGDLAAAHRATCEFEPCWCTRCSFKGSPADLVSHFTLTHAWSAHKFTYCHDYIYNTDEMDSSFVYTDKMDSWMVRYELFLGESGGVFQLVVDLAPFFQEFPFPLVTLVCVRNSAAAAAGPVYTYSVTADAPPTERRKLKPEIKEVASCPDWRMERDCFPLLPAMLREEQTSKIVLVRICVSKSESSSASCSS